One genomic region from Desulfovermiculus halophilus DSM 18834 encodes:
- the fdhF gene encoding formate dehydrogenase subunit alpha, with protein MDQTLTLNGQDVSFTPGQTILEVAGEHGVAIPTLCHMQRAEPIGSCRICVVEVDGCSELLPACSTPANAGMRIQTHSQAVMEARREILSMLMHTGYHDCPICDQGGECRLQDLVYEYGVQHVPMPKRPDQGVPEYATPNIRYWPERCILCLRCVTACNEVLGIGAISIQGQGNQARVVPHPERCVSCGECLAVCPTGALTENLSRYKGRYWLEDRTQTTCTYCGCGCQLELKVQNNRVIGIETEQNIGVNRGSLCVKGRFGYEFIGSPERLTTPLIRKNGKLREASWDQALSLVAERLGKIRSEFGADSIGGLASARCTNEENYLFQKFMRAVVGTNNVDHCARLUHSSTVAGLAAAFGSGAMTNPITDLLHSKVILATGTNTTENHPIFSQYVIEAVRKHGAKLLVIDPRQIPLTEHAHLWLQPRPGTDIAWINGLMHIIIRDKLHDVGYIKQRTTGFKEMREVVDKYTPEYVSSITGLTVQELEEAARLYGSNHPGAILYAMGITQHICGTDNVKSLANLAMLRGNLGVQGGGVNPLRGQNNVQGACDLGGLPNVLTAYQQVTDAEVRGKFERAWKVGPLPDTPGLTATEMFPAAHNGSLKGMYIMGENPMLSDPDQAHVAQSLDKLDFLVVQDIFLTETGQKADVVLPAACFAEKEGTFTNSERKVQRVRKAVSPPGDAREDSWIIARLAARMNFPMQYAYPQVLAEINDLTPSYAGITAKRLEQGPLTWPCPDADHPGTPTLHVGSFSRGRGAFTPIEHLPPAEQPDTQYPFVLSTGRVLQHYHTGTMTRQGQGLSRLYPEVMAEIHPLDAEKLGLADGDMVTIASRRGQINIKSWICDRPGPGVVFVPFHFRESPINALTNSALDPVAKIPELKVCAVSIQKVA; from the coding sequence ATGGATCAGACACTCACCCTGAATGGTCAGGACGTCTCGTTTACACCGGGACAGACGATTCTTGAGGTCGCCGGCGAACACGGGGTGGCCATTCCCACCCTGTGTCACATGCAGCGTGCCGAACCCATCGGCTCCTGCCGGATCTGCGTTGTGGAAGTGGACGGCTGCAGCGAGCTCCTCCCGGCCTGCTCCACGCCGGCCAATGCCGGGATGCGCATCCAGACCCACTCCCAAGCGGTGATGGAGGCCAGACGGGAGATCCTCTCCATGCTGATGCATACCGGATATCATGACTGCCCGATCTGCGATCAGGGCGGGGAGTGCCGCCTCCAGGATCTGGTCTATGAGTACGGAGTGCAGCACGTGCCCATGCCCAAGCGGCCGGATCAGGGTGTTCCGGAGTACGCGACCCCGAACATCCGGTACTGGCCGGAACGCTGCATCCTCTGTCTTCGCTGCGTGACCGCCTGCAACGAGGTCCTGGGCATCGGGGCCATATCCATCCAGGGCCAGGGAAATCAGGCCCGGGTGGTCCCCCATCCGGAGCGCTGCGTATCCTGCGGGGAATGCCTCGCGGTCTGCCCCACCGGGGCGCTGACCGAAAACCTGAGCCGGTACAAGGGACGGTACTGGCTGGAGGACAGGACCCAGACCACATGCACCTACTGCGGCTGCGGCTGCCAGCTGGAGCTCAAGGTTCAGAACAACCGGGTCATCGGCATCGAAACTGAGCAGAACATCGGGGTCAACCGGGGCAGTCTGTGCGTCAAGGGCCGATTCGGATACGAGTTCATCGGCAGCCCGGAGCGGCTGACCACGCCCTTGATCCGCAAAAACGGCAAGCTGCGGGAAGCCTCCTGGGACCAGGCCCTGTCTTTGGTGGCCGAGCGGCTGGGCAAGATCAGATCCGAGTTCGGTGCAGACAGCATCGGCGGCCTGGCCTCGGCCAGATGCACCAATGAGGAAAACTACCTGTTCCAGAAATTTATGCGCGCAGTGGTGGGAACGAACAATGTCGACCACTGCGCCAGGCTCTGACACTCCTCAACGGTGGCCGGGCTGGCCGCCGCATTCGGGAGTGGGGCCATGACCAATCCCATAACCGACCTCCTGCACAGCAAGGTGATCCTGGCCACTGGGACCAACACCACAGAGAACCATCCCATCTTCTCCCAGTACGTCATCGAGGCCGTGCGCAAGCACGGGGCCAAGCTCCTGGTCATCGATCCGCGCCAGATCCCGCTCACCGAGCACGCCCACCTCTGGCTCCAGCCCAGGCCCGGCACGGATATCGCCTGGATCAACGGACTGATGCACATCATCATCCGGGACAAGCTGCACGATGTGGGCTATATAAAACAGCGGACCACCGGCTTCAAGGAAATGCGCGAGGTCGTGGACAAGTACACCCCGGAGTACGTGTCCTCCATCACCGGGCTCACGGTGCAGGAACTGGAGGAGGCGGCCAGGCTCTATGGGAGCAACCATCCGGGCGCGATCCTGTATGCCATGGGCATAACCCAGCACATCTGCGGCACGGACAACGTGAAGTCCCTGGCCAACCTGGCCATGCTCCGCGGGAACCTGGGGGTCCAGGGCGGGGGGGTCAATCCCCTGCGCGGACAGAACAATGTGCAAGGGGCCTGCGACTTGGGCGGACTGCCCAACGTCCTGACCGCATATCAGCAGGTAACCGATGCAGAGGTCCGCGGCAAGTTCGAGCGGGCCTGGAAGGTGGGCCCCCTTCCGGACACACCCGGCCTGACGGCAACCGAGATGTTTCCCGCCGCCCACAACGGGTCCCTGAAAGGCATGTACATCATGGGCGAAAACCCCATGCTCTCAGATCCGGACCAGGCCCATGTGGCCCAGTCCCTGGACAAGCTCGACTTTCTGGTGGTCCAGGACATCTTTTTGACCGAAACCGGCCAGAAGGCGGATGTTGTCCTTCCAGCGGCCTGTTTCGCGGAAAAGGAAGGGACCTTCACCAACTCGGAGCGCAAGGTGCAGCGGGTGCGCAAGGCTGTCAGTCCGCCCGGGGACGCCCGGGAGGACAGCTGGATCATTGCCCGCCTCGCGGCCAGGATGAACTTCCCCATGCAGTACGCCTATCCACAGGTCCTGGCTGAGATCAACGATCTGACCCCCAGCTATGCCGGAATAACGGCCAAGCGTCTGGAACAGGGACCACTGACCTGGCCCTGCCCCGATGCCGATCATCCCGGGACCCCCACCCTGCACGTCGGCAGCTTCTCCCGGGGCAGAGGAGCCTTCACTCCCATCGAGCATCTTCCTCCGGCTGAACAGCCGGATACCCAGTACCCATTTGTCCTCAGCACCGGAAGAGTCCTCCAGCATTACCATACCGGGACCATGACCCGGCAGGGACAGGGCCTGTCCCGCCTCTATCCGGAGGTCATGGCTGAGATCCACCCCCTGGACGCAGAGAAGCTGGGGCTTGCAGATGGGGACATGGTGACCATTGCCTCCAGGCGGGGACAAATCAATATCAAATCCTGGATTTGCGACCGCCCCGGCCCGGGTGTTGTCTTTGTCCCCTTTCATTTCCGGGAGTCTCCGATCAACGCCCTGACCAACTCCGCGCTGGACCCGGTGGCCAAGATCCCGGAGCTCAAGGTCTGCGCTGTCTCCATCCAGAAAGTTGCCTAA
- a CDS encoding FAD-dependent oxidoreductase, with amino-acid sequence MEHTVMQRNLIFSNWGQWTRGSEKTDHSDLPQSLNRHGPLKAFMGWDGFMVWEEDVHVVDMCRAYMQRVQQESCGQCFPCRLGTALMADILERICSGNGHPEDLDQLAELARLVTSTAKCGIGETGPRPILDALTHYRQEFEQAVAQNNPIPRGTYHSLVTAPCTNACPSHLDIPAYVEKIRLGQYKEALEVVRNDCPMPATIGRVCVRPCEMNCRRTKLDEPIAIKALKRFLVDYEQKRYPEAAPVQDSEQDANKGPVAIVGAGPAGLSCAYYLAQRGYQCSIYESLPEPGGMAAVGIPDYRLPRDVLRKEVEYIQKLGVSITYNTNIGQDITIADLRDKGYQAVFVGAGAPESSKMRCEGEDAGYQCFMTGVEFLRRIAQGEKPLEGKRAVVIGGGNVAMDCVRSARRLGFEDVNLVYRRTLKEMPADPVEIKEAKEEGIAFHYQVQPVKILAENNKVTGLECIRMELGEPDESGRRRPEPVEGSNFVLDCDVIIPAIGQTCVVDCVLPDEQGVELSRWKTLVVDPVTFQSSEQDIFGGGDCITGPATLIAALAAGKKGAKYIDQYLQSGQCLPDVHDELENYISELGVFYPFEKMPYKGMDKRARQPALDPEKRIEHFGEVEGGFDQGQALREASRCLRCYRIGMAAVAPDAGT; translated from the coding sequence ATGGAGCATACGGTTATGCAGCGCAATCTGATTTTTTCCAACTGGGGCCAATGGACACGCGGCTCAGAGAAGACGGATCATTCCGATCTCCCCCAATCCCTGAACCGGCACGGCCCGCTCAAGGCCTTTATGGGCTGGGATGGATTCATGGTCTGGGAGGAGGATGTCCATGTCGTGGACATGTGCCGGGCCTATATGCAGCGGGTCCAGCAGGAATCCTGCGGCCAGTGCTTCCCCTGCCGCCTGGGAACCGCCCTGATGGCCGACATCCTGGAGCGGATATGCAGCGGAAACGGCCATCCTGAGGACCTGGACCAGCTGGCTGAACTCGCCCGGCTGGTCACCAGCACCGCCAAGTGCGGGATCGGGGAAACAGGGCCACGGCCGATTCTGGATGCCCTGACCCACTACCGGCAGGAGTTCGAGCAGGCAGTTGCCCAAAACAATCCCATCCCCCGGGGTACATATCACTCCCTGGTCACTGCGCCCTGCACCAACGCCTGTCCGTCTCATCTGGACATTCCGGCGTATGTGGAAAAGATCCGCCTGGGGCAGTACAAAGAGGCCCTGGAGGTGGTCCGCAACGACTGCCCCATGCCGGCCACCATCGGACGGGTCTGCGTCCGGCCCTGCGAGATGAACTGCCGGCGGACCAAGCTGGACGAGCCTATCGCCATCAAGGCCTTGAAGCGCTTTTTGGTCGACTACGAGCAAAAGCGGTATCCGGAGGCAGCTCCGGTCCAGGACTCCGAGCAGGATGCAAACAAGGGGCCGGTGGCCATTGTCGGCGCCGGGCCGGCCGGTCTGTCCTGCGCCTACTATCTGGCCCAACGCGGATATCAATGCTCTATCTACGAATCTCTCCCCGAGCCGGGGGGCATGGCCGCGGTCGGCATTCCGGACTACCGCCTGCCCAGAGACGTCCTGCGCAAGGAGGTGGAGTATATCCAGAAGCTGGGGGTGAGTATCACCTACAACACGAACATCGGCCAGGATATTACCATTGCCGACCTTCGGGACAAGGGCTATCAGGCCGTATTCGTCGGGGCCGGGGCACCGGAATCCTCCAAGATGCGCTGTGAAGGGGAAGACGCTGGATATCAATGTTTTATGACCGGCGTGGAGTTCCTGCGCCGTATCGCCCAGGGCGAAAAGCCCCTGGAAGGCAAGCGGGCCGTGGTCATCGGCGGCGGAAATGTGGCCATGGACTGCGTGCGGTCCGCCCGGCGCCTGGGTTTCGAGGACGTCAACCTGGTTTACCGCCGGACCCTGAAGGAAATGCCCGCTGATCCGGTGGAGATCAAAGAGGCCAAGGAAGAAGGGATCGCCTTTCATTACCAGGTCCAGCCGGTCAAGATCCTGGCCGAGAACAACAAGGTCACCGGACTGGAATGCATCCGCATGGAGCTCGGAGAGCCGGATGAATCAGGACGCCGCCGGCCTGAGCCGGTGGAGGGATCCAACTTCGTTTTGGACTGCGACGTCATTATCCCGGCCATCGGGCAGACCTGCGTGGTGGACTGTGTCCTGCCGGACGAGCAGGGGGTGGAGCTGTCCAGGTGGAAGACCCTGGTCGTGGATCCGGTAACATTTCAGAGCTCCGAGCAGGACATCTTCGGAGGCGGGGACTGCATCACCGGTCCTGCCACCCTGATCGCCGCCCTGGCCGCCGGGAAAAAGGGGGCCAAGTATATCGATCAATACCTGCAGTCCGGGCAATGCCTGCCCGACGTCCACGACGAGCTGGAGAACTACATCTCCGAACTGGGCGTCTTCTACCCATTTGAAAAGATGCCCTATAAAGGAATGGACAAGCGTGCCCGCCAGCCCGCGCTGGATCCGGAAAAACGCATCGAGCACTTCGGGGAGGTCGAGGGCGGCTTCGACCAGGGTCAGGCCCTGCGCGAGGCCTCCCGATGCCTGCGGTGCTACAGGATCGGCATGGCCGCCGTCGCCCCGGATGCAGGCACCTAG
- the nuoD gene encoding NADH dehydrogenase (quinone) subunit D encodes MSTQTKTMLLNMGPHHPATHGVLRLELELEGETIVRAHPHVGYLHRGFEKMAEHKTAQQIIPLTDRLDYAAASANNLGFCTAVEKLLGLEVPKRAQYLRVIMAELARIMSHQLWLGTHALDIGAMTPIFYAFADRELAMDITEEASGYRLTPSYMRIGGVSQDITPEFVRKVREFVRKMPKAIDGYHQLLTQNAIWMKRTKGIGVIPADTAVDYGFTGPSLRGSGIAYDVRKAAPYSSYEDFDFQIPIGEDGDTYDRYLVRMEEFTQSVRIIEQAIENLPPGPIMADNPWTTSPDLEAVRHNADDLIRRFKIASQGFAFPPGETYHAVEGAKGELGFYLVGNGENHPYRMKIRSPGYYLVSALPYLVKGHMIADVITLIGSIDIVLGEVDR; translated from the coding sequence ATGAGCACACAAACAAAGACCATGCTCCTGAACATGGGGCCCCATCACCCGGCTACCCACGGGGTATTGCGGCTGGAACTCGAGCTCGAGGGCGAGACCATCGTCCGTGCCCACCCCCATGTGGGCTATCTGCACCGCGGGTTCGAAAAGATGGCCGAGCACAAGACCGCGCAGCAGATCATCCCCTTGACCGACCGCCTGGACTATGCCGCGGCCTCGGCCAACAACCTGGGATTCTGCACCGCCGTGGAAAAGCTTCTTGGCCTGGAGGTCCCCAAACGGGCGCAGTATCTGCGGGTCATAATGGCCGAGCTGGCCCGGATCATGAGCCATCAGCTCTGGCTGGGCACCCATGCTCTGGACATCGGGGCCATGACCCCCATCTTCTACGCCTTCGCCGACCGTGAACTGGCCATGGACATCACCGAGGAAGCCTCCGGATACCGGTTGACCCCGAGCTATATGCGCATCGGAGGTGTTTCCCAGGACATCACCCCTGAGTTTGTCCGCAAGGTCCGGGAGTTCGTCCGCAAGATGCCCAAGGCCATCGACGGGTACCACCAACTGCTGACCCAGAACGCCATCTGGATGAAGCGGACCAAAGGGATCGGAGTCATTCCGGCCGACACCGCCGTGGACTACGGCTTCACCGGCCCCAGTCTCCGCGGTTCCGGCATTGCTTATGATGTGCGCAAAGCCGCGCCCTACTCCAGCTACGAGGACTTTGACTTCCAGATCCCCATCGGAGAGGACGGGGACACCTACGACCGGTATCTGGTGCGCATGGAAGAGTTCACCCAGTCGGTCCGGATCATCGAGCAGGCCATCGAAAACCTGCCCCCGGGGCCGATTATGGCCGACAATCCCTGGACCACAAGCCCTGATCTGGAAGCTGTACGCCACAACGCGGACGATCTGATCCGCAGGTTCAAGATCGCCAGCCAAGGCTTTGCCTTTCCCCCAGGCGAGACCTATCACGCCGTGGAAGGGGCCAAAGGCGAGCTGGGCTTCTACCTGGTGGGCAACGGGGAAAACCACCCCTACCGAATGAAGATCAGATCCCCGGGGTATTACCTGGTCAGCGCGCTGCCCTACCTGGTCAAGGGACACATGATCGCAGACGTCATCACCCTGATCGGCAGCATCGACATCGTGCTGGGGGAAGTGGACCGCTAG
- a CDS encoding NADH-quinone oxidoreductase subunit C — MDNSQVLAAVTQGFPQAVASSDQPYGQLHLTLNLKGDDLLAFMRFLRDDPALRYTMLTDITATDWTPRTPRFDLVYILYSIANTHRLVLHLAVAEDEPVPSVAGVWRSANWGEREVYDLMGIHFLNHPDLRRILTWDSFEGHPLRKDFPLHGNYDVDDFDFHTLEVNSAFASDIDQPCRIPNALE; from the coding sequence ATGGATAATTCCCAGGTGCTGGCCGCTGTGACCCAAGGCTTCCCTCAGGCAGTGGCCTCCTCGGACCAACCCTACGGACAGCTGCATCTCACTCTCAATCTCAAGGGGGACGACCTCCTCGCTTTCATGCGCTTTTTGCGGGACGATCCAGCCCTGCGCTACACCATGCTAACCGATATCACAGCCACGGATTGGACCCCGCGCACCCCGCGTTTCGACCTGGTCTACATCCTGTACTCCATAGCCAATACCCACCGGCTTGTCCTGCACCTTGCGGTGGCTGAGGACGAACCGGTCCCCTCGGTAGCCGGAGTCTGGCGCTCGGCGAATTGGGGGGAACGGGAAGTATACGACCTGATGGGCATCCATTTCCTAAATCACCCGGACCTGCGCCGCATCCTGACCTGGGATTCCTTTGAAGGCCATCCGCTGCGCAAAGACTTCCCCCTGCACGGCAACTACGATGTGGACGACTTCGACTTCCACACCCTGGAGGTCAACTCAGCCTTTGCCTCAGATATCGACCAGCCTTGCCGGATTCCAAACGCGCTGGAGTGA
- a CDS encoding NADH-quinone oxidoreductase subunit B: MGLESHLHGDNLIVSSVNTVVNWARKNSVWPCTFGLACCALEMMATMMPHYDMARFGAEVFRPSPRQSDLLIVAGTVTMKMAPQVKRVYDQMAEPKWVIAMGACACAGGQFRSYAVLQGVDKIIPVDIYVPGCPPRMETLLASLMTLQEKIKTERVDMRQDSSELSA, encoded by the coding sequence ATGGGACTAGAATCACATCTGCACGGTGACAATCTTATCGTGAGCAGCGTGAACACCGTTGTCAACTGGGCACGCAAGAACTCGGTCTGGCCCTGCACCTTCGGGCTTGCCTGCTGCGCCCTGGAGATGATGGCCACCATGATGCCTCATTACGACATGGCCCGATTCGGGGCCGAGGTCTTCCGCCCCTCTCCCCGGCAATCCGACCTGCTCATTGTAGCCGGCACCGTAACTATGAAGATGGCTCCCCAGGTCAAGCGGGTCTATGACCAGATGGCCGAACCCAAATGGGTAATCGCCATGGGCGCCTGTGCCTGCGCCGGAGGGCAGTTCAGGAGCTACGCTGTGCTGCAGGGGGTGGACAAGATCATCCCTGTGGATATTTACGTCCCGGGATGCCCCCCGCGGATGGAAACCCTGCTGGCCTCCCTGATGACCCTGCAGGAAAAGATCAAGACCGAGCGGGTGGATATGCGCCAGGACAGCAGTGAACTGTCGGCGTAG
- a CDS encoding NADH-quinone oxidoreductase subunit A, with translation MLLEYIPLAYLILIAVSFGLVTVLLSSLLGPRRQTAVKDASYECGLPSEGIQYTQTPIKFYVVALLFLIFDLECVFLYPWAVHLGSLGLAGFFGVLVFIGILLVCFVYEWKSGALEWD, from the coding sequence ATGCTCCTGGAATACATCCCACTTGCCTACCTCATTCTCATTGCTGTGAGTTTCGGTCTGGTTACGGTTCTCCTGTCTTCCCTCCTCGGCCCGAGACGCCAAACTGCAGTCAAAGACGCCTCCTACGAATGCGGGCTGCCCAGTGAAGGCATCCAGTACACGCAGACCCCCATCAAATTTTATGTCGTCGCCTTGCTCTTTCTCATTTTCGACCTGGAGTGCGTCTTCCTCTATCCTTGGGCCGTCCACCTGGGCAGCCTGGGATTGGCCGGCTTTTTCGGGGTCCTGGTCTTCATCGGCATCCTGCTGGTGTGCTTTGTGTACGAATGGAAAAGCGGAGCATTGGAATGGGACTAG
- a CDS encoding HAD family hydrolase, producing MTRIAGLLFDFDGTLAELHIDFEAMRRQVAELAAVFMDQAPEASTAPVLEWIDQLAARMSRDLPREDVLEFRSRCRMRLVGLEMKAAARGRLFPFTQGVLAGLQDKGVRTAVVTRNCTPAVKTVYPQIMQEVDCLLAREDVQRVKPDPDHLLQAIRTLGVRPEECCMVGDHWLDIQAAHRAGIRSAAVHTGRISGLELARYGPDFSVPDVHSLVRELSRFGLLQADCRDRTC from the coding sequence ATGACCAGAATTGCAGGCCTGTTGTTTGATTTTGACGGGACGCTCGCTGAGCTGCATATAGATTTCGAGGCCATGCGCAGACAGGTTGCTGAACTGGCTGCGGTATTCATGGATCAGGCCCCGGAGGCTTCGACTGCTCCGGTGCTGGAATGGATCGATCAGCTGGCGGCCCGGATGAGCCGGGATCTCCCCAGGGAGGACGTCCTGGAGTTCCGCAGCCGGTGCAGGATGCGCCTGGTCGGTCTGGAAATGAAGGCGGCGGCCCGGGGCAGGCTCTTTCCGTTCACCCAAGGGGTCCTGGCCGGACTGCAGGACAAGGGGGTGCGGACCGCAGTAGTTACTCGGAACTGCACTCCGGCGGTGAAAACGGTGTATCCGCAGATCATGCAGGAGGTGGACTGTCTCCTGGCCCGGGAGGATGTGCAGCGGGTCAAGCCCGATCCCGATCATCTGCTCCAGGCGATCCGGACCCTCGGGGTGCGGCCGGAGGAGTGCTGTATGGTCGGTGACCATTGGCTGGACATTCAGGCTGCCCACAGGGCGGGGATACGCAGTGCGGCCGTGCATACCGGCCGGATATCGGGCTTAGAATTGGCCCGGTACGGTCCGGATTTCTCGGTTCCGGACGTCCACAGCCTGGTCCGCGAGTTGAGCCGTTTTGGGCTGCTCCAGGCGGACTGCCGGGACCGGACTTGTTGA
- a CDS encoding HypC/HybG/HupF family hydrogenase formation chaperone yields the protein MCLAVPTRVTEVREQTAVCSVHGGETEVEASLLLMDEEVRAGDYVLLHAGFALRRLEEGEARETLALLQEMAGEGS from the coding sequence ATGTGCCTGGCGGTTCCTACCCGGGTGACAGAGGTCAGAGAGCAGACCGCCGTGTGCAGTGTGCACGGCGGGGAAACCGAGGTGGAGGCCTCCCTCCTGCTCATGGACGAGGAGGTCCGGGCCGGGGACTATGTCCTGCTCCATGCCGGCTTTGCCCTGCGCAGGCTGGAGGAGGGCGAGGCCCGGGAGACCCTGGCTCTGCTGCAGGAGATGGCGGGGGAAGGCTCTTGA
- a CDS encoding DegQ family serine endoprotease, whose amino-acid sequence MSWRTIGLGPVLGLLLLGLVSTAATAALPQFVDLAREASPAVVNISTVKVVESADPMQRFLEPFQRRGSPFEEFFDQFFGQLPQKRREQALGSGFIISRDGYVVTNNHVVEKADEIQVILKGGDDSFPAEIVGRDPETDLALLKIEAERDLPTLGFGNSDQLQVGQWVMAIGNPFGLDHTVTAGIISAKGRVIGAGPYDNFLQTDASINPGNSGGPLLNMEGEVVGINTAIVAAGQGIGFAIPASMAEEIISELKSHGSIKRGWLGVSIQDVDQNTAKALGLTEAKGALVASVTEGDPADKAGIRPGDVIVAVNGTSIQDAHELTRTIGALPPEDKIKLTIWRAGKVKEVKVTLGERHAGMEPGADGDRGAEGPEALGMRLRAVTPEDARRLRLPEAEGLLVAEVAESSKAARANIVPGDVILEANGQKVDSLQRFRDVLQGDAADKGVILLLVYREGQTLFRTIPLED is encoded by the coding sequence ATGTCTTGGCGCACAATTGGTCTTGGACCGGTGCTCGGCCTGCTTCTGCTGGGGTTGGTGTCCACCGCGGCCACGGCAGCCCTGCCTCAGTTTGTCGATCTGGCCAGGGAGGCCAGCCCGGCCGTGGTCAATATCAGCACTGTCAAGGTTGTGGAGTCGGCGGACCCGATGCAGAGATTTCTGGAGCCTTTCCAGCGCAGAGGAAGTCCGTTTGAGGAATTCTTTGACCAATTCTTCGGCCAGCTGCCCCAAAAACGGAGGGAGCAGGCCCTGGGGTCCGGGTTCATCATCTCCAGGGACGGATATGTGGTGACCAACAATCATGTGGTGGAAAAGGCGGATGAGATCCAGGTCATACTCAAAGGAGGGGATGACTCCTTTCCGGCCGAGATCGTGGGCCGGGACCCGGAGACCGATCTGGCCCTGCTCAAGATCGAGGCCGAGAGGGATCTGCCCACGTTGGGCTTCGGCAACTCCGACCAGCTGCAGGTCGGACAGTGGGTCATGGCCATCGGCAACCCGTTCGGCCTGGATCACACAGTGACCGCAGGGATCATCAGCGCCAAAGGGAGGGTGATCGGAGCCGGTCCCTACGACAACTTTCTGCAGACGGATGCATCCATCAATCCCGGGAACAGCGGAGGGCCGCTGCTGAACATGGAGGGAGAGGTGGTGGGCATCAACACGGCGATTGTGGCCGCCGGACAGGGCATAGGATTCGCCATTCCCGCTTCCATGGCTGAAGAGATCATTTCCGAGCTCAAGAGCCACGGGTCCATCAAAAGGGGCTGGCTGGGGGTGAGCATTCAGGACGTGGATCAGAACACGGCCAAGGCCCTTGGGCTGACTGAAGCCAAAGGGGCCCTGGTGGCCTCGGTGACAGAAGGCGATCCGGCGGACAAGGCCGGGATTCGACCCGGGGACGTTATTGTGGCCGTGAATGGAACGTCGATCCAGGACGCCCATGAATTGACCCGGACCATCGGGGCCCTGCCCCCTGAGGACAAGATCAAGCTGACCATTTGGCGTGCAGGCAAGGTCAAGGAAGTGAAGGTCACCCTTGGAGAGCGGCATGCCGGCATGGAGCCCGGAGCTGATGGAGACAGAGGGGCGGAAGGCCCGGAAGCCCTGGGGATGCGCCTGCGGGCGGTGACCCCTGAAGATGCCAGGCGTCTGCGGCTGCCTGAGGCCGAGGGGCTGCTGGTTGCGGAGGTGGCAGAGTCCTCAAAGGCGGCGCGGGCGAATATCGTTCCCGGGGATGTGATCCTGGAGGCCAATGGACAGAAGGTCGACTCTCTTCAGAGATTCCGGGATGTACTGCAGGGTGACGCAGCGGATAAGGGCGTGATCCTTCTGCTTGTGTACAGGGAAGGGCAGACCCTGTTTCGAACCATTCCTCTGGAGGATTGA
- the ispE gene encoding 4-(cytidine 5'-diphospho)-2-C-methyl-D-erythritol kinase, producing MSSSEPHILHAGCKVNIYLRIVGTRPDGYHELRSLFLPLADPRDELYVTRSEAGPGLVLECTSPGLSGGNNILHRAFDVFAGETGWRPGVQVRLEKNIPQGAGLGGGSSDAAALLTHLNAQCPRQMRLGEDKLIKAAAEVGADVPFFLQHSPAWVTGIGERVEPVNLAWSSGWLLTVCPDVQVQTAWAYAAWDREVGLKGGEPWLTRGEKPDKGSACAAGRVLYNSFERVVFTACPELRDLKLRLLQYGAKGAVLSGSGAALVGLFTTEQECRRAGQGLENDQTKVFAQAVDPCWGVAKW from the coding sequence ATGTCCAGCAGTGAGCCACATATTCTGCACGCAGGCTGCAAGGTCAACATCTACCTGCGTATTGTAGGGACCAGACCCGACGGGTACCATGAGCTGCGCAGCCTGTTTCTGCCCTTGGCCGATCCCAGGGATGAGCTGTACGTGACCCGGTCGGAGGCTGGGCCGGGCCTGGTTCTGGAGTGCACCAGCCCCGGACTGTCCGGAGGGAACAATATCCTGCACCGGGCATTCGACGTTTTCGCCGGGGAGACCGGGTGGAGGCCCGGGGTGCAGGTCCGCCTGGAAAAAAACATCCCCCAGGGAGCTGGGTTGGGCGGGGGAAGCTCGGACGCGGCCGCCTTGCTCACGCATCTCAATGCCCAGTGCCCCAGGCAGATGCGCCTGGGAGAGGACAAACTGATCAAGGCAGCAGCCGAGGTCGGGGCCGACGTTCCCTTTTTCCTGCAGCACTCCCCGGCCTGGGTGACCGGAATCGGAGAACGAGTAGAACCGGTCAACTTGGCCTGGAGCAGTGGATGGCTGCTCACGGTATGTCCGGATGTCCAGGTCCAGACGGCCTGGGCCTACGCGGCCTGGGACCGGGAGGTAGGCCTCAAAGGGGGAGAGCCCTGGTTGACAAGAGGTGAAAAACCGGATAAGGGTTCCGCCTGCGCTGCGGGACGTGTGCTGTACAACAGCTTTGAGCGGGTGGTTTTCACCGCCTGCCCCGAACTCCGGGATTTGAAGCTGCGTCTATTGCAGTATGGGGCCAAAGGGGCTGTCCTCAGCGGTTCCGGTGCAGCACTGGTCGGTCTGTTCACAACGGAGCAGGAGTGCCGACGAGCCGGGCAAGGGCTCGAAAACGATCAAACCAAAGTTTTTGCTCAAGCAGTTGACCCGTGCTGGGGTGTAGCCAAGTGGTAA